Proteins encoded together in one Syntrophobacterales bacterium window:
- a CDS encoding DUF748 domain-containing protein, which yields MTKWKKITLVAIGALAALLIFMAAALPVLIKNKAVELLREATGRNVRIEKVSLNPLTLAAAVRGFAVEEKGGGPFLSIGALRISISPTSIYRRALVLSEVFIESPSLRIIRTGANSFNFSEIIERQKKEEKPKSAGVFPFVLNRFQLTGGSLVLDDRIVAGGRKHSINNLEIALPWLSSIPAEADREAVPRISALVNGAPLVVTAKVKPFSKNLESSVHIDLQQFSLPELLAYVPQAPPIELASGKLTIAADILYRQAADRKPELSVKGLARLDALDLNLKNGPPLLKLPSLEVKSSRLEPFAGRFDVEAITLAGMELFVSRDRRGEWMFARLLNPEPEKSATVSAGKQSLKDRVPPPPVSAKAPLVVPTRTVTGSDGKAQSPSFFIASLALQNGRIHFRDELPRGGFKASVEELALALKNIGNRPEQIGQYDLSLRVDREIRLASQGSFTIVEPAAKASVQLTGLPLQKGWPYLASYLTAPLKGVVDLSGEVAFSGKNGLTAEKGSLTVKDFSARYGKGEGIDMAHLAVTGASFSQKTNRLAIDQLRLSRGNVSLSLEADGQLSPQSLLSSQAQNQPAGTTVTATARPAAPPKQTAAKPLEYQIKRIELDHFNIAVTDKTKLKKPRFTLAKTTLSLSDLSGPTPKPAQFRFASLFGKETPIQAGGALTPSPFSYRGDLRIGRLPLRDFEAYYPGNLNFLIIGGLLDAALNLDIALKDGAATGSFKGKASLGSFHMVDAVEEEDLLKWKRLQLDGISGDIKPLRLEIGEVSLNEVYSRIIIRKDGTLNLQNLTRKEEKAEGADKPGPNPATATETRKASPSTAPASPAEAGPKAPPAVRIGNVTILDGTIAFTDKHLSNDFETTFYNLGGRISGLSSEASLLADVDLRGNLENRSPMKITGKINPLREDLFVDLKLSFTDIDLSPMSLYAETYLGYILKQGKLFLDLKYHIENKKLLSENKIMVDQFTFGDPVKSDKATRLPVKLGIALLKDRHGEIHLDVPVMGQIDDPQFNIWGIVFQVIKNLLVKAVTAPFSLLSSLFGGGSDLSVVVFSPGSPFLQPAGEQKLASLAKGLGERPGLKMSLSAYVDQEKDVEGYRNELLKRKIKRENILALARDRQNTATEGAEAPPLSPEEYSLYLRAVYAKEKFPKPRNALGQEIKLPDAEMVKLILANTKVEKDELENLARERAEAVMRFLIQQGKIPAERIFQKKDDIFKPPEKNDTPQGRVELHAITP from the coding sequence ATGACCAAGTGGAAGAAAATAACGCTGGTCGCCATCGGGGCCTTGGCCGCTTTGCTAATCTTCATGGCCGCCGCCCTGCCGGTTTTAATCAAGAACAAGGCCGTCGAGCTCCTGCGGGAGGCGACCGGACGCAACGTGCGGATAGAAAAGGTCTCCCTGAACCCCTTGACCCTCGCTGCCGCTGTACGAGGTTTTGCCGTTGAAGAAAAGGGCGGCGGCCCCTTCCTCTCCATCGGCGCCCTTCGCATCTCGATCAGCCCGACCTCCATTTACCGGCGCGCCCTGGTGCTTTCCGAGGTATTTATTGAATCCCCATCGCTCCGGATCATTCGTACAGGCGCTAACAGCTTCAATTTTTCGGAAATCATTGAGCGCCAGAAAAAAGAGGAAAAACCGAAATCAGCCGGAGTTTTTCCCTTCGTTCTGAATCGCTTCCAACTGACGGGCGGATCACTGGTTCTGGATGACCGCATCGTCGCGGGCGGTAGGAAGCACAGCATCAACAACCTGGAGATTGCCCTCCCCTGGCTCAGCAGCATTCCGGCTGAGGCGGACAGGGAGGCTGTCCCGCGCATCTCCGCTCTCGTCAACGGCGCACCCCTTGTCGTCACCGCCAAGGTCAAACCCTTCAGCAAGAACCTGGAAAGTTCCGTCCACATCGACCTTCAGCAGTTCAGCCTGCCGGAGCTTCTGGCCTATGTCCCCCAGGCGCCGCCGATCGAACTGGCCTCGGGCAAACTTACCATCGCTGCGGATATCCTTTACCGGCAAGCCGCCGACCGCAAACCGGAACTCAGCGTCAAAGGCCTCGCCCGCCTTGACGCCCTTGATCTTAACCTGAAAAATGGGCCGCCGCTGCTCAAACTCCCCTCGCTGGAGGTCAAATCGTCCCGTCTTGAGCCCTTTGCCGGTCGGTTTGACGTCGAGGCGATCACGCTTGCCGGAATGGAGCTGTTCGTAAGCCGCGACCGGCGGGGTGAATGGATGTTCGCCCGTCTGCTCAACCCCGAGCCGGAAAAATCGGCAACCGTGTCGGCAGGGAAACAATCGCTAAAAGACCGGGTCCCGCCGCCGCCCGTTTCCGCCAAGGCGCCTTTAGTTGTTCCAACGCGGACGGTCACGGGCAGCGACGGCAAGGCTCAATCGCCCTCCTTTTTCATCGCTTCACTGGCGCTCCAAAATGGCCGTATCCATTTCCGTGACGAGCTTCCCCGGGGCGGATTCAAGGCCTCCGTGGAAGAGCTCGCACTGGCCCTGAAAAACATTGGCAATCGCCCTGAACAAATCGGCCAGTACGACCTCTCGCTGCGGGTGGACCGGGAAATTCGTCTAGCCTCCCAGGGAAGTTTCACCATCGTCGAGCCGGCAGCGAAGGCCTCCGTCCAGTTGACCGGACTCCCACTGCAAAAAGGGTGGCCCTATCTGGCCAGTTATCTGACGGCGCCGCTTAAAGGGGTGGTTGACCTGTCCGGCGAGGTCGCCTTTAGCGGCAAAAACGGGCTGACAGCCGAAAAGGGCAGTCTCACCGTCAAGGATTTCTCCGCAAGATACGGAAAGGGCGAAGGGATAGACATGGCGCATCTGGCTGTGACTGGCGCAAGTTTCAGCCAGAAGACCAACCGTCTGGCGATCGACCAGCTTAGGCTCTCCCGGGGAAATGTCTCCCTCTCCCTCGAGGCCGACGGGCAGCTCTCCCCCCAATCGCTGCTGTCTTCGCAGGCGCAGAACCAGCCGGCAGGAACGACTGTCACGGCGACTGCAAGACCGGCAGCTCCGCCAAAACAGACAGCAGCAAAACCCCTCGAATATCAAATAAAACGCATCGAACTCGACCACTTCAATATCGCCGTTACCGACAAGACCAAGCTGAAAAAACCTCGTTTCACGCTCGCCAAAACAACGCTTTCTCTATCAGACCTGAGCGGCCCCACGCCGAAGCCAGCCCAATTCCGTTTTGCTTCGCTCTTCGGGAAGGAAACACCCATCCAGGCAGGAGGCGCGCTCACCCCGTCTCCCTTTAGCTACCGCGGAGATCTGCGGATCGGCCGCCTGCCGCTTCGCGATTTCGAGGCCTATTACCCCGGGAACCTGAACTTCCTGATCATAGGCGGCCTGCTGGATGCGGCCCTGAATCTGGACATCGCACTAAAAGACGGGGCGGCGACGGGGAGCTTCAAGGGAAAAGCCAGTCTCGGCTCCTTTCACATGGTCGATGCCGTCGAAGAGGAAGATTTGCTGAAGTGGAAGCGGTTGCAACTCGACGGGATCTCCGGGGACATCAAGCCCCTTCGTCTGGAAATCGGCGAGGTTTCCCTCAATGAGGTCTATTCGCGCATCATCATCCGCAAAGACGGAACCCTCAATTTGCAGAACCTGACCCGGAAAGAGGAAAAAGCGGAGGGAGCGGATAAACCAGGTCCAAACCCCGCAACGGCAACTGAAACTCGGAAGGCCTCTCCTTCGACTGCGCCCGCTTCCCCCGCCGAAGCCGGCCCCAAGGCGCCGCCGGCCGTCCGCATCGGCAATGTCACGATCCTGGACGGCACCATTGCGTTTACCGACAAGCACCTCTCCAACGATTTCGAAACGACCTTTTACAACCTGGGCGGGCGGATCAGCGGCCTTTCGTCCGAGGCCTCGCTTTTGGCCGACGTTGACCTGCGCGGCAATCTGGAAAACCGCTCCCCGATGAAGATCACCGGCAAAATAAACCCCCTGCGGGAGGATCTCTTCGTTGACCTCAAGCTCTCGTTCACGGACATCGACCTTTCGCCGATGAGTCTCTACGCCGAAACCTATCTGGGATATATCCTCAAACAGGGAAAGCTCTTTCTCGACCTTAAGTACCATATCGAGAACAAAAAACTTCTCTCCGAAAACAAAATTATGGTCGATCAGTTCACCTTTGGCGACCCGGTAAAAAGCGACAAGGCCACGAGACTGCCCGTCAAGCTCGGGATAGCCCTTCTGAAGGACCGGCACGGAGAGATCCACCTGGATGTCCCGGTCATGGGACAGATCGATGATCCCCAATTCAATATCTGGGGCATCGTCTTCCAGGTCATCAAAAATCTGCTTGTGAAGGCCGTTACCGCCCCCTTCTCGCTGCTCTCCTCCCTCTTCGGCGGGGGCAGCGATCTCAGCGTGGTCGTATTCTCGCCCGGATCCCCCTTCCTGCAACCGGCAGGGGAGCAGAAGCTCGCATCGCTGGCCAAAGGACTTGGCGAACGCCCGGGGCTCAAAATGTCGCTTTCGGCATACGTGGATCAGGAGAAGGACGTCGAAGGCTATCGGAACGAGCTGCTCAAACGCAAGATAAAGCGGGAAAATATCCTGGCACTGGCCCGGGACAGGCAGAACACGGCGACAGAAGGCGCAGAGGCGCCGCCGCTTTCCCCGGAGGAGTACTCGCTCTACCTGAGGGCGGTTTATGCAAAGGAAAAGTTCCCCAAACCGCGCAATGCCCTTGGCCAGGAGATCAAGTTGCCGGATGCGGAAATGGTCAAGCTGATCCTCGCCAATACCAAAGTCGAAAAAGATGAATTGGAAAATTTGGCGCGTGAACGGGCAGAGGCCGTGATGCGCTTTTTGATCCAGCAGGGCAAGATTCCGGCTGAACGCATCTTTCAGAAGAAAGACGACATCTTCAAGCCTCCCGAAAAAAACGACACGCCCCAAGGCCGGGTGGAACTCCATGCGATAACGCCTTGA
- a CDS encoding DUF4197 domain-containing protein encodes MKDRLFVTVILLLLLFFSQVFPLPLHADFLGDALNKGLPKLQGIIDLPQGSAAARGLDDSTIASGLKEALSLGTKNAVGLVSQLNGYMGNDAIKILLPDKIQRTAELLSKLGYQRQVDEFIQSMNRAAEQAAPNAASPFAAAIREMSIEDARKILAGNNRAATDYFQSKTTAQLYEAFKPAIAASMNQVGATRAYQAMLGRLPALSLVKPDSVDLDHYVTNKALNGLFQMIAEEETKIRTNPVARTTDLLKKVFAR; translated from the coding sequence ATGAAAGACCGGCTATTTGTCACCGTTATCCTCCTGCTCTTGTTATTTTTTTCTCAAGTATTTCCCCTTCCCCTGCATGCGGATTTTCTCGGTGATGCGCTCAACAAGGGATTGCCCAAACTGCAGGGAATCATCGATCTGCCGCAGGGTTCCGCAGCGGCCCGAGGACTCGACGATTCAACGATTGCCTCCGGACTCAAGGAAGCCCTCTCCCTGGGTACGAAAAATGCCGTCGGCCTTGTTTCTCAACTCAACGGATATATGGGAAACGATGCCATCAAGATTCTCCTGCCCGACAAGATACAGCGGACAGCGGAACTCCTGAGTAAGCTCGGCTATCAGAGGCAGGTGGACGAGTTCATTCAAAGCATGAACCGCGCCGCCGAGCAGGCTGCCCCCAACGCGGCATCCCCTTTCGCCGCGGCGATTCGGGAAATGAGCATCGAGGATGCCCGAAAGATTCTGGCCGGCAATAACAGGGCGGCCACCGATTACTTTCAATCCAAAACGACCGCCCAGCTTTACGAAGCTTTCAAACCGGCCATCGCGGCAAGCATGAATCAGGTGGGGGCAACCCGCGCCTATCAGGCAATGCTCGGCCGGCTCCCGGCACTCTCCCTCGTGAAACCGGACTCCGTCGATCTCGACCACTATGTGACCAACAAGGCGCTGAATGGCCTGTTTCAGATGATCGCCGAGGAAGAAACCAAAATACGAACCAATCCCGTTGCCCGAACCACCGATCTCTTGAAGAAGGTTTTTGCCAGGTAG